The following proteins are co-located in the Pomacea canaliculata isolate SZHN2017 linkage group LG8, ASM307304v1, whole genome shotgun sequence genome:
- the LOC112571293 gene encoding LOW QUALITY PROTEIN: uncharacterized protein LOC112571293 (The sequence of the model RefSeq protein was modified relative to this genomic sequence to represent the inferred CDS: substituted 1 base at 1 genomic stop codon): MGDWDCWDPVVCTLVNDKHSGQHSFQITARQQTWMGPSQYVNVTAGHVYAATGYVKLLNDKEGQVTGQKVDMVVAFTFTDNSNDYETAGSHSGAKVADGWIRVTGSVKAPTTKPIKSARFYFQGPDPSINFLVDQASLKDLGAPETAIINFDNSIEKIRKSNITLRLSTSSHFNSHDVTIHLVQMNKSFPFGTAVAAGKYNDPQMTKYRDFIHGHFNWAVPENALKWYSIEPNQGHRNFKPALDLIHGLRAHGLKVRGHNLVWSVDQYVQNWVQQLPPDELRVTVKAHIEDTMNVTRGLLEHWDVNNENLHGQFFQNRLNDTDYNLELFRIARAADPKPKLFLNDYNVVATATLQTXDYLHQALQFKAAEVGLYGLGVQCHFGENQEPDGFLIKQRLDTLAEAGLPIWATELDVVAEDANKRADLYEIALKAFYAHPSVEGIMFWGFWDQSHWRGEKASLVTGSNLEPNAAGQRVLDLFERQWMTDKLVAFNTTNHVTVRGFQGDYQLHVLYKGEELKNLTQSFTLGKSAHTININVH, encoded by the exons ATGGGCGACTGGGATTGCTGGGACCCTGTCGTCTGCACTCTGGTCAACGACAAGCACTCTGGACAACACTCTTTCCAGATCACAGCAAG GCAGCAGACCTGGATGGGTCCCTCCCAGTACGTCAACGTGACGGCCGGTCATGTTTATGCCGCCACTGGCTACGTCAAGCTGCTGAACGACAAAGAGGGACAGGTCACGGGTCAAAAGGTCGACATGGTAGTGGCCTTCACCTTCACGG ACAATTCCAATGACTACGAAACAGCCGGGTCTCATTCGGGTGCCAAGGTGGCCGACGGGTGGATACGTGTGACTGGAAGCGTGAAGGCTCCTACTACCAAAC CAATCAAGTCTGCGAGGTTTTACTTCCAAGGACCCGACCCCTCCATCAACTTCCTGGTGGACCAGGCTTCCCTCAAGGACCTCGGCGCTCCAGAGACAGCCATCATAAACTTCGACAACAGCATCGAGAAAATCCGCAAGAGTAACATCACCCTCAG GCTTTCAACCAGCAGTCACTTCAATTCTCACGATGTTACGATCCAT CTTGTACAGATGAACAAATCATTTCCATTTGGAACAGCTGTGGCTGCAGGCAAATACAACGACCCTCAGATGACCAAGTACCGAGACTTCATCCATGGTCACTTTAACTGGGCCGTTCCTGAAAATGCCCTCAAGTGGTATTCTATTGAGCCTAACCAG GGGCACAGAAACTTTAAACCTGCACTTGACCTGATCCATGGACTGAGAGCTCACgg ACTCAAGGTTCGCGGACATAACCTGGTGTGGTCTGTGGACCAGTACGTTCAAAACTGGGTTCAGCAGCTGCCGCCAGATGAGCTGCGCGTCACGGTGAAGGCGCACATCGAGGACACCATGAACGTCACCAGAGGACT TCTGGAACACTGGGATGTCAACAACGAGAACCTTCATGGTCAGTTTTTCCAAAACCGACTGAACGACACTGACTACAACCTCGAGTTGTTCCGTATTGCTCGTGCGGCGGACCCCAAGCCGAAGCTCTTCCTCAACGACTACAATGTGGTGGCTACGGCTACTCTACAGACGTGA GACTACCTTCACCAAGCACTGCAGTTCAAAGCCGCTGAAGTAGGGCTCTATGGACTTGGAGTACAGTGCCATTTCGGCGAGAACCAAGAACCAGACGGATTTCTCATCAAG CAACGCTTGGACACACTGGCGGAGGCAGGGCTGCCCATCTGGGCCACGGAGTTGGATGTCGTGGCAGAAGATGCCAACAAGCGGGCTGACCTGTACGAGATCGCACTCAAGGCCTTCTATGCGCACCCCTCCGTTGAGGGCATCATGTTCTGGGGGTTCTGGGATCAGAGCCACTGGCGGGGAGAGAAAGCCTCGTTGGTAACGGGCTCAAATCTGGAG CCGAATGCGGCCGGTCAACGTGTCCTTGACCTGTTTGAACGCCAGTGGATGACAGACAAACTTGTGGCCTTCAACACCACGAACCACGTGACTGTTCGCGGTTTCCAAGGAGACTACCAGCTTCACGTGCTTTATAAAGGTGAGGAACTGAAGAACCTGACGCAGAGCTTCACGCTGGGGAAGTCCGCtcacaccatcaacatcaacgTTCATTAG